TTGACTCTATTTTCTGATGACTAATAGGCACTGCTCTCCCTTCTGTGTAACTGATAGAAGtttgtaaactgctgctgtcacttgaaaactggaaattCCCAAATTCCCAAACCCCCCATGCAACAGCAGACACAGAAATGTGGGGCAGTAAAGCTGTAAAAAGATTGCTCTCTCATCTCTTCCTTTTGACAGAGTTATTCCCTATCAAAGTAAGCTCAACCGTGTGGTAGAGATATCAGTTAAAGGGTTTTACACactaaaaagttttaaatctaaagtcaagtcacatttatttaaataccgctttatactgtactgtacagatTCTTTCAAAGCAGTTTCACATGAATAAACTGGAAAATATcagtgttaaagggttagttcaaccgaaaatgaaaattaggctgcgttttattcacccccgaggcatcctaggtgtacatgacttaattctttcagacgaatccagtcagtgttatattaaaaattgcctTTGATCTTTAAATTTCTATTATttcagtcagtgggtgttgcagtgcatctgtccaaaagaagtgaaataaaaagcgcccttccatataAAAGAAGTCTCTCACACGGCTTCGGGGGGTGaaaaaaggcctcctgtagcgaaccgatgtgaaaaatatccatatttaaaacgtaataatcactttaatataGTTTGCattcactgttgtaaacggaagcagttctgGGGGAATTAAGTACGAGGTCAGAATTGGTGGAAGAGAGctctgtacattcactccctcaCCTACAATTCCTTCTGGTACTGAGACTCATGGGTAgcaaaatactatacaaaattaTACAGGGGCATCCAGTTTTCATCTTGCGTACACTGAGGTTCTGCAAGCGTGGTCAAGCAGGCCTAAACCAGATTGAAGTAGCTAACAgtaattatataactaaaaaacCTTATGAAAATGCCGTATGTGAACCTCTGAAACCGCATCTGGTTTGAGCAGGAAATGACAGTTTGTCTATAGCATATTTAAGCAAATATGTGTGCTAAGATCTACAACATACACTTACAGATAGTTTTGGGTAAGCAAAGATTGATCTTGTTTTAATCTCCACGTTTCTTACCCATGTCTGTCCAGAGTCGAAAGAAACAGAGGGATGAGGTGGATGTAGTTGGTGTCGCCACATCCAGCGAGATGAGCGGCGCATCAGGTGGCGGCACGGACGGGAAGACCAGGGAGCAGATGATCCACGAGCGAATCGGTTACAAACCCCACCCAAAGCCTAACACGTTACCGTCACTTTTTGGGAACCTTCAGTTTTGACAATGTGCAAACATGAAATAGACTGAAAGCACAAGCACTCTGGGTTTGGTTAACTGTGTGTTCGTGATAACTGATTACAGAGGACTATTTTtctgctcaaataaataaaatcttgttaGTTGGATGTGGAAAACTGTATCTTTTCGCTTTACTGTAAATACAACAAGAACAAGACAAAGAGAAGTATTTCATAGGTGAGATGCTCATCGAAACGGGTTGGTTTATAAATGAGGTGGTCAAGAAGTTCTCTTTGAAATCATACaagatttattcatcattttctttatGATTACAGTAAATTACTCTACAGACTTGACTGAACCGTAAACAGACTAAGAAATATTAACACTGCCACAGCACTGGAAATCAGGTTCAGTCTACAATTGtagttttttccccattcaagACAATGCAAacttactttgttttttaaaaataatctgcAGTTTGAGTAACCGCTATGATGATGGCAAACAATTCTACAAAGGGACAACTGCTACAAAAACATGATgtgaatattttctttttgaataatttttctgcttaaaaaaaaaaaaaaatcagaaaattacaggaaaaaaaaaaaaccttttaaacatGCTTTCTTCTAAAACCTAAATGCTTACTGGTTTAAAATATATGTGGTCTTGTGATTTTCTCAGAAAGCTTATGAGCAATTGAGACTCTTTGGGCACTTTTATTGGGTCCTGTATGTAAAAGGCACACTCCTTTCAAATAACGAGTATAACTATCATCAATTTCCACATAAAATTCACATTCCGAGACCCAGTAACTATCAGAGCGATGaccttaatgtttttaaacagctCATGATTTGCTCAACATCACAAATGTggcacattttttcatttaaaaatgtcataacgTAAAAGTATCCACATAAAGATAGCCAG
The sequence above is drawn from the Cyprinus carpio isolate SPL01 chromosome B5, ASM1834038v1, whole genome shotgun sequence genome and encodes:
- the LOC109090632 gene encoding anaphase-promoting complex subunit CDC26-like; translated protein: MIPFLTSDGYKACVIAASRPGDVRMLRRKPTRLELKLDDTEEFESVKKELESRKKQRDEVDVVGVATSSEMSGASGGGTDGKTREQMIHERIGYKPHPKPNTLPSLFGNLQF